The following is a genomic window from Brevibacterium limosum.
GGACTGCTCAGGTCTCGGTGAGCCCGGGGAGCGCCGAGGCGGCGAAGCGGATGTGCTTCTCGGTCACCCGCGCCGCCTCCGCCGTGTCGCCGGCGATGATGGCTTCGAGGATCTGATGGTGCTGGGCCTGCAGCCGGGACATGAGCTCCTGCGGATCGTCGACCCTGTTGAAGGAGGCGAAGATCGACGTGCGCAGGGAGGTGCGGATCGCCCCTGTCAGATCGGAGAACAGCTGATTGCCGGCCGCTTGAGCGATGGCGACGTGGAACGCCGTGTCCGCGTCGTTGAAGACGTCGATGCTGATGCCGGGCGTGTCCATCATCGCGAGCTGAGCATTGATGGCGGCCAGCGAATCCTTGTCGGCGCGAGCGGCCGCGAGGATCGAGCTCGAGCGTTCGAGTTGGATGCGCGTCTCCGTCACATCGTCGATGCTGAAGTTCGCGAGAGCGACATGGAGGCGGAGGAAGCGAGTGAGGGCGGCTGAGGGCATCGCAGCGATGAAGGTTCCCGCACCGCGGCCCGACCCGCCTGAGGAGCGGACGACACCTAGGCTTTCGAGTACCCGCAGTGCCTCGCGGACGCTGGCCCGGCTGACGCCGAGCTTAGTCGCCAGATCGCGTTCGGCGGGGAGGGGGTCGCCGACGGTGAGCGAGCCGGACATGATCTGCTCTTCGACGGCGTCGATGACGAGCTCATAGGTGCTCGGCCGGCTCACGGGCTTCCACATTGCGCCCTTGTCCTCGCTCATGGTCTCCTCCATCGGATCATCATGTCATGTCCCTTCTCGCATCAGTACTCTGCCCGCACCGGCACGGTCACTGCTCTGCCCGCACCGGCGTCACCGCTGCTCGGCCCCCGTTGCCGGCCGGCCGCCTCGGCGGGGAATCCCGAACGATTGCTTGACGCAGATCACATCGCCGTCCTATGCTCAGATTAATGGTCTGACCTCATAAAGGCCATACTGAACAATTCGATCATTCGAGTTCGGAGCGCGTTCACAGGGGAACGGACCCGCAGTGGGCATGCCCGGCCATGTTGGAGAAACCATGTACACACCCGAAATCGCCCCGGTGGCCGACAGCCTGCTGTGGTCGTCGCTGCTGGCGATCCTGCCGCTGCTGACGATCTTCGTCACCCTCGGCGCACTGAAGTGGAAGGCCCATTGGGCCGGACTGACGGCAGTCGGCGTCGCCCTCATCGTCGCCATCGCCGCCTACGGAATGCCCGTCGGGCTCGCCGCGCTGTCGGCGACGCAGGGATTCGCCTTCGGCCTGTTCCCGATCATGTGGATCGTCATCACCGCGATCTGGCTCTACGAACTCACCGTGCGCTCGGGCCATTTCGAAGACCTGCGACTGGTCATCAACGTCATCTCCGATGACCCACGCATCCAGGCCATCATCATCGCCTTCTGCTTCGGCGGACTCCTCGAGGCGCTCGCCGGATTCGGCGCCCCGGTGGCGATCACCGGTGTCATGCTCGTGGCAGTGGGCTTCACCGCCATGCGTGCCGCGGTCGTCGTCCTCGTCGCGAACACCGCTCCTGTGGCCTTCGGTGCCATCGCCATTCCGATCATCACCGCCGGCACGCTTACCGGCATCGACTATCAGGACATCGGTGCGATGGTCGGTCACCAGACCCCGTTCCTGGCCGCGATCGTCCCGCTGTTCCTCGTCATGCTCGTCGACGGTCGTCGCGGACTCCGCCAGATCTGGCCGCTGGCCCTGGTCGTCGGCCTCGTCTTCGGTGCCGCTCAGTACGTGTCCTCGAACTTCCTCTCCGTCGAACTCACCGACATCATCGCCTCCCTCGTCGGCCTCGCCGCCGTCGTCATCATGCTCCGGTTCTGGAAGCCGAAGGGCGGACAGGATGCACTCGACCGCATGGCCGACGAGCGCGAGCACGAGGGTGCCGACGCCCCCGATGCGGGCACCGCCTCCGCGGCCGTGGCCACCGATGTCAAGAAGGAGACGGCGCCGCTGACCGGGTCGCGGGTGTTCCTCGCGCTCTTCCCCTATCTGCTCGTCATCGTCATCTTCTCCGTGGCGAAGCTCGTCCCCGCGCTGAACAACTGGCTGGCCTCTACCGATGTGAAGATCCCCTGGCCGGGCCTGGACGGGAACATCCTCAACTCGGCAGGTGAGGTGTCGACGAGCACGATCTACAACTTCCAATGGCTGTCCTCGCCGGGAACGCTGCTGCTCATCTCCGGCATCATCGTCGCCATCGTCTACAAGATGACGGCCAAGGATGCCCTCGACGTCCTCGTCGTCAATGTCGTGAAGATGCGGTTCTCGATCCTCACCGTCGGTTCGGTGCTCGCCCTGGCGTATGTCATGAACCTGTCGGGGCAGACCATCACCATCGGCACCTGGATCGCCGGCACGGGCGCCTTCTTCGCGTTCCTCTCACCGATCCTCGGCTGGTTGGGCACCGCTGTCACCGGATCGGACACCTCGGCCAATGCCCTGTTCGCCACGCTGCAGCAGACGGCCGCGCATGAGGCCGGACTCGACCCGCTGCTGCTCGTCGGGGCCAACAGCTCCGGCGGCGTCCTCGGCAAGATGGTCAGCCCCCAGAACCTCACGATCGCAGCCACGGCCGTCGGGCTCCTCGGCAGGGAGGCGTCGATCTTCCGCCGCGTCATCGGCTGGTCGCTGGGGCTGCTGGTCATCATGTGCCTGCTCGTCGGACTCCAATCCACGGTGCTGTCGTGGATGGTCCCCTCGTCCTGACGCAGGAGTCACGCCCGCCTGCCAACACCCCGAGAACCCCCAGCTTTTTCGCCACAGAAAGGACCGACAGACATGGTCAAGAGACAGATCCCGCAGCCGGCAGAGATCTTCGAACTCATGAAGTTCAAGAAGTTCGAACTCGACTCGAAGAAGCGCCGTCTGGAGAACGCGCTGACGATCGAGGACCTGCGCACTATCGCGAAGCGCCGGACACCGGCCGCAGCTTTCGATTACACCGATGGAGCCGCCGAGGGTGAGATCTCGATGGAGCGGTCGATGCAGGCCTTCCGCGACATCGAATTCCATCCCTCGATCCTCAGAGACGTCACGAATGTCGACACCTCCACCCAGATCATGGGCGGCAGCTCGGCGATGCCCTTCGGCATCGCCCCGACCGGCTTCACCCGACTCATGCAGACCGAGGGTGAGACCGCCGGGGTCGGGGCCGCCGGAGCGGCGGGAATCCCGTTCACCCTCTCGACCCTGGGCACGACCTCGATCGAGGACGTGAAGAAGGTCAACCCGCACGGTCGCAACTGGTTCCAGCTCTACGTGATGAAGCAGCGCGATATCTCCTACGGGCTCGTCGAGCGCGCGAAGAACGCCGGCTTCGACACCCTGTTCTTCACCGTCGACGCCCCCGTGGCCGGGGCTCGCCTGCGCGATACGCGCAACGGCTTCTCGATCCCGCCGCAGCTGACTCCGCAGACGATCCTCAATGCGATTCCGCGTCCCTGGTGGTGGTGGGACTTCCTGACCACGCCGAAACTCGAGTTCGCGTCCCTGTCGGAGACCGGCGGAACCGTCGGCGAGCTCCTCGATTCCGCGATGGACCCGTCGATCGACTTCGACGACCTCGCCGAGATCCGCGCCATGTGGCCCGGGAACTTCTCCGTCAAGGGCGTGCAGACCGTCGAAGACGCGAAGAAGCTCGCCGACCTCGGCGTC
Proteins encoded in this region:
- a CDS encoding FadR/GntR family transcriptional regulator, whose product is MSEDKGAMWKPVSRPSTYELVIDAVEEQIMSGSLTVGDPLPAERDLATKLGVSRASVREALRVLESLGVVRSSGGSGRGAGTFIAAMPSAALTRFLRLHVALANFSIDDVTETRIQLERSSSILAAARADKDSLAAINAQLAMMDTPGISIDVFNDADTAFHVAIAQAAGNQLFSDLTGAIRTSLRTSIFASFNRVDDPQELMSRLQAQHHQILEAIIAGDTAEAARVTEKHIRFAASALPGLTET
- a CDS encoding alpha-hydroxy acid oxidase codes for the protein MVKRQIPQPAEIFELMKFKKFELDSKKRRLENALTIEDLRTIAKRRTPAAAFDYTDGAAEGEISMERSMQAFRDIEFHPSILRDVTNVDTSTQIMGGSSAMPFGIAPTGFTRLMQTEGETAGVGAAGAAGIPFTLSTLGTTSIEDVKKVNPHGRNWFQLYVMKQRDISYGLVERAKNAGFDTLFFTVDAPVAGARLRDTRNGFSIPPQLTPQTILNAIPRPWWWWDFLTTPKLEFASLSETGGTVGELLDSAMDPSIDFDDLAEIRAMWPGNFSVKGVQTVEDAKKLADLGVDSIVLSNHGGRQLDRAPVPFELLPEVAREIGRDVEIIIDTGIRNGADIVASLALGADFTLIGRAYLYGLMAGGREGVDRTIGILGEQVERTMRLLQVADVSELNPAHVTQLRQLSRDDRAEIIGSRPARD
- a CDS encoding L-lactate permease, producing MYTPEIAPVADSLLWSSLLAILPLLTIFVTLGALKWKAHWAGLTAVGVALIVAIAAYGMPVGLAALSATQGFAFGLFPIMWIVITAIWLYELTVRSGHFEDLRLVINVISDDPRIQAIIIAFCFGGLLEALAGFGAPVAITGVMLVAVGFTAMRAAVVVLVANTAPVAFGAIAIPIITAGTLTGIDYQDIGAMVGHQTPFLAAIVPLFLVMLVDGRRGLRQIWPLALVVGLVFGAAQYVSSNFLSVELTDIIASLVGLAAVVIMLRFWKPKGGQDALDRMADEREHEGADAPDAGTASAAVATDVKKETAPLTGSRVFLALFPYLLVIVIFSVAKLVPALNNWLASTDVKIPWPGLDGNILNSAGEVSTSTIYNFQWLSSPGTLLLISGIIVAIVYKMTAKDALDVLVVNVVKMRFSILTVGSVLALAYVMNLSGQTITIGTWIAGTGAFFAFLSPILGWLGTAVTGSDTSANALFATLQQTAAHEAGLDPLLLVGANSSGGVLGKMVSPQNLTIAATAVGLLGREASIFRRVIGWSLGLLVIMCLLVGLQSTVLSWMVPSS